A single region of the Halorussus gelatinilyticus genome encodes:
- a CDS encoding DUF7504 family protein — protein sequence MEDVSQQHEDGGDPIIESFPDAVAAGTTVLVAGTIDPTEYALCLRALSHYSSGTDTALVVTTTEGASQTRGQYERVCPNADPPQLRLVDMASDQYITALYEDLPTISIPAPDDLERLVLALSELVETSGPTPGQRHLVIRSLSPILASNPVERVSTVLDRISGLRTPGGLGLFGLDYTAHDEDTMAELATCVDGILWVTEQPDTGIEFELRSTRAHLNRR from the coding sequence ATGGAGGACGTATCACAGCAACACGAAGACGGCGGTGACCCCATTATTGAGTCCTTCCCCGATGCAGTCGCAGCGGGCACAACGGTGTTGGTTGCTGGGACGATTGACCCGACAGAATATGCACTCTGTCTCCGTGCCCTCAGTCACTACAGCAGCGGCACTGATACGGCACTCGTCGTCACGACGACCGAAGGTGCATCACAGACCAGAGGCCAGTACGAACGCGTCTGTCCGAATGCTGACCCTCCACAACTCCGTCTGGTCGATATGGCGTCCGATCAGTATATCACGGCCCTCTACGAGGACCTTCCGACGATCTCTATCCCCGCACCAGATGACCTCGAACGCCTTGTCCTCGCCCTCTCTGAACTAGTCGAGACGAGCGGGCCAACACCAGGGCAGCGCCATCTCGTTATTCGCTCCCTCTCGCCAATTTTAGCTTCCAACCCCGTCGAACGGGTTTCCACGGTTCTCGATCGCATTTCCGGGCTTCGCACTCCAGGTGGACTTGGCCTCTTCGGCCTCGATTACACGGCTCATGACGAAGACACGATGGCGGAACTTGCCACCTGTGTCGATGGCATCCTCTGGGTGACCGAACAGCCTGATACTGGAATCGAGTTCGAGCTCCGATCGACGCGAGCACATCTCAACCGCCGTTAA
- the rnz gene encoding ribonuclease Z, whose amino-acid sequence MDVTFLGTSGAIPTTERNPSAILLRREGERFLFDVGEGTQRQMMRFSTGFDIDAILLTHLHGDHVLGLPGLLQTLDFNERTASLPIYTPAGTADTVAHLLKATKTNPIYPVPIHEVSPGDAAVDRDEYTIRAFETNHRTISVGYALIEAQRKGRFNRKRAEELGVPVGPKFQQLHEGTPVELDDGTVVYPEQVVGDPRPGRRVVYTGDTRPTDTTVSAATDADLLIHEAMFASDRGNRAKQTGHSTSREAAEIARQAGVDRLALTHISSRYSNETEQLETEASELVNTDVCIPADGESLTVPYPDSD is encoded by the coding sequence ATGGACGTCACCTTTCTCGGAACCAGTGGAGCCATCCCCACCACCGAACGGAATCCGAGTGCGATCCTGCTTCGGCGCGAGGGTGAGCGGTTCCTCTTCGATGTCGGGGAAGGGACGCAACGCCAGATGATGCGCTTTTCGACCGGCTTCGATATCGACGCGATCTTACTGACCCATCTGCACGGCGACCACGTACTCGGACTTCCGGGATTGCTCCAAACGTTGGACTTTAACGAACGAACAGCGTCACTTCCAATCTACACGCCAGCAGGAACCGCCGATACCGTCGCACACTTGCTCAAGGCGACGAAGACGAATCCGATATATCCAGTCCCCATTCACGAAGTCAGTCCCGGTGATGCTGCGGTTGACCGCGACGAGTACACGATTCGGGCCTTCGAAACGAATCATCGAACGATATCGGTGGGATATGCGCTCATCGAGGCCCAGCGCAAAGGACGATTCAATCGTAAACGGGCCGAAGAACTTGGCGTTCCCGTTGGACCAAAATTCCAACAACTCCATGAGGGCACCCCTGTCGAACTTGATGATGGAACGGTCGTCTACCCGGAGCAGGTGGTTGGCGACCCTCGGCCCGGACGTCGAGTTGTGTATACGGGTGATACCCGACCGACGGACACCACGGTTTCCGCTGCGACGGACGCGGATCTTCTCATCCACGAAGCGATGTTCGCGTCCGACCGGGGCAACCGGGCCAAACAGACGGGGCACTCGACGAGTCGAGAGGCTGCCGAGATCGCACGTCAAGCTGGTGTCGACCGACTCGCACTGACCCATATTTCATCCCGCTATTCAAACGAGACTGAACAGTTAGAAACCGAAGCGAGTGAACTCGTTAATACAGACGTCTGTATCCCTGCTGATGGGGAGTCGCTCACAGTTCCGTATCCCGACTCGGACTAA
- a CDS encoding ion channel, whose product MLSRRHSLRTMTTENLFFLALGSLLLISSIIDLLWTTLWANGGAGPLSTRLTTGAWRGLRTLGGGQTRLLNLAGPIILTLMLTMWVALIWGGWTFIFAGGENALTDTRDTGPISWAERTYFVAYSLFTMGNGDFTPTDGIWQIATSLTTASGMLFVTMGVSYVLSVLGAVVDKRSFASTVTGIGTRSEAFVRDGWNGEDLSELDLPLDTLASDVGRLAKQHKAYPILHYYHSNEEDDASALAVAIFDEALTMLRFGVPEDHRPNTPLLNTARSSTQAYLQTLHSMGIQPADETPPPPDLDCLREAGVPTVSDEEFAQALDELSERRRKLLGAVTADAWYWPSENNE is encoded by the coding sequence GTGCTCTCCCGCAGACACTCACTCAGAACGATGACCACTGAAAATCTCTTCTTTCTCGCTCTCGGGAGTCTCCTATTAATCTCGTCGATTATCGACCTCCTCTGGACGACGCTCTGGGCAAACGGTGGTGCAGGCCCCCTTTCCACCCGGTTGACAACCGGAGCCTGGCGTGGACTCCGGACGCTTGGCGGCGGCCAGACACGACTTCTCAATCTCGCTGGCCCAATCATTCTCACGTTGATGCTTACGATGTGGGTCGCGCTCATTTGGGGCGGGTGGACGTTCATCTTCGCTGGCGGTGAGAACGCGCTCACGGACACACGTGACACCGGCCCCATCAGCTGGGCGGAGCGTACGTACTTCGTCGCGTATTCGCTGTTCACGATGGGGAACGGCGATTTCACGCCAACAGACGGCATCTGGCAGATTGCAACGTCGCTCACAACGGCCAGCGGGATGCTGTTCGTGACAATGGGCGTCTCATACGTCCTGTCGGTGCTCGGCGCGGTCGTCGATAAACGCTCGTTCGCTTCGACAGTCACTGGAATCGGAACACGAAGTGAAGCGTTCGTCCGAGATGGCTGGAATGGCGAGGACCTCAGCGAACTTGATCTCCCACTCGATACGCTGGCGTCCGACGTAGGTCGTCTCGCCAAGCAACACAAGGCCTACCCGATACTACACTATTACCACAGCAACGAGGAAGACGACGCCTCGGCGTTGGCCGTCGCTATTTTCGACGAGGCACTCACTATGCTCCGGTTCGGCGTTCCCGAGGACCATCGACCGAACACTCCCCTCCTCAATACTGCACGGTCGAGCACACAGGCCTACCTTCAGACGCTCCATTCCATGGGCATCCAACCTGCTGACGAAACCCCCCCGCCTCCTGATTTAGACTGCCTTCGTGAGGCAGGTGTCCCCACGGTTTCGGATGAAGAGTTCGCCCAGGCCCTCGACGAGCTGAGCGAGCGTCGGCGAAAACTGCTCGGGGCCGTCACCGCCGATGCATGGTACTGGCCATCTGAAAACAATGAGTAG
- a CDS encoding DUF421 domain-containing protein, protein MSSVNFFFAGWETVLRVIVVGIAMYVSLVVFLRLSGSRTIASMNVFDFIVTVALGAVFGRALTANSVALAEALTAFALLIVLQYTVAWLQTRWPRFEQAVTNDSTLLYFHGEFLQDAMRDQRVTENELRGAVQKENVGSMDEVEALVLESDGKVLVITSVGDGSTLGRIISDERTTQSLSEP, encoded by the coding sequence ATGAGTAGTGTCAACTTCTTCTTTGCCGGCTGGGAGACAGTCCTCCGAGTCATCGTCGTTGGCATTGCGATGTATGTGTCTCTCGTCGTGTTCCTCCGCCTCTCGGGAAGTCGAACGATTGCGAGCATGAACGTCTTCGACTTCATCGTGACCGTCGCGCTTGGGGCGGTGTTCGGTCGGGCCCTCACGGCCAATTCTGTTGCACTCGCGGAGGCTCTCACTGCCTTCGCACTCCTCATCGTCCTACAATACACCGTTGCGTGGCTCCAGACGCGATGGCCTCGGTTCGAACAAGCGGTTACGAACGACTCAACGCTGCTCTACTTCCATGGGGAGTTCCTTCAGGATGCGATGCGTGATCAGCGCGTGACTGAGAACGAGCTACGGGGGGCCGTTCAGAAAGAGAACGTCGGTTCGATGGATGAAGTCGAAGCGCTCGTCCTTGAGTCAGACGGCAAGGTTTTGGTTATCACTTCGGTCGGGGACGGCTCGACTCTCGGGCGGATCATCTCCGACGAACGAACGACGCAGTCTCTCAGTGAGCCATGA
- a CDS encoding cation:proton antiporter domain-containing protein, protein MNGLYSWLLLFGLVVLLLGVFTKWFQKRWYLTEPLTGVALGVILGPAGLGLLSLSATGDQTQLLQEVSRVTLAVADMGVALRLPSGYPLKNWRSLAVVLGLGMVLMMAVSGLLVWGLLSVSFWVAMLIGATVASTDPIVATTIVTGDIAEKYVPERVRHFISAESGANDGAVYPLVLLPILVLTQPQGEVISQWLVNVIGWQIGGAVLLGAILGYGSSRLLTWTESVGIVEKGTFLAYTFALTFVVLGAARLLGVDGVLAAFVAGIAYRMGPGTDEPTEEAQIQQAMTKFFVLPAFVFVGLAIPWDAWLELGWRGLLLAVLILLLRRPPVILGLSRWFRPLHTRKEKVFTAWFGPIGISTLFYAMLAERQTGLDSIWPVASLLLCASLVAHGLSATPFSHRMEGGEGGDTSSESGRP, encoded by the coding sequence ATGAACGGGCTATACAGCTGGCTCCTCCTCTTCGGCCTGGTCGTCTTGCTCTTGGGGGTGTTCACGAAGTGGTTCCAGAAACGGTGGTACCTTACCGAACCACTCACTGGCGTCGCCCTCGGTGTAATCCTCGGCCCGGCGGGGCTGGGTCTGTTGAGTCTCTCCGCCACCGGTGACCAAACCCAACTTCTTCAGGAGGTCTCGCGGGTGACTCTCGCCGTCGCGGACATGGGCGTCGCGTTGCGTCTTCCAAGCGGGTATCCGTTGAAGAACTGGCGGTCGCTTGCGGTCGTCCTGGGTCTCGGCATGGTTCTGATGATGGCGGTGAGCGGCCTCCTCGTGTGGGGGCTTCTCAGCGTCTCGTTCTGGGTGGCGATGCTCATCGGGGCCACAGTCGCATCGACCGACCCGATCGTCGCCACGACCATCGTGACCGGCGACATCGCGGAGAAGTACGTGCCTGAACGAGTCCGTCACTTCATCTCCGCTGAGTCGGGTGCCAATGACGGAGCCGTGTATCCCCTGGTTTTGCTCCCGATACTTGTCCTAACACAACCACAGGGAGAGGTCATTTCGCAGTGGCTCGTCAACGTGATTGGATGGCAAATCGGTGGCGCTGTGCTCCTCGGCGCGATTCTCGGGTACGGTTCGTCGAGACTCCTGACGTGGACTGAATCTGTGGGTATCGTCGAGAAGGGGACCTTCCTCGCGTATACCTTCGCGCTTACCTTCGTCGTCTTAGGTGCGGCTCGTCTGCTCGGGGTTGACGGGGTCTTAGCTGCGTTCGTCGCTGGCATTGCCTACCGGATGGGACCCGGTACTGATGAGCCGACAGAAGAAGCACAGATACAGCAGGCAATGACGAAGTTTTTCGTCCTCCCGGCATTTGTCTTCGTGGGCCTGGCGATACCGTGGGACGCGTGGCTGGAACTTGGTTGGCGTGGACTCTTACTTGCAGTGCTGATTCTACTCCTTCGGCGACCGCCCGTCATCCTGGGATTATCTCGGTGGTTCCGGCCCCTCCACACGCGAAAGGAGAAGGTGTTTACTGCTTGGTTCGGTCCAATCGGGATTTCGACGCTCTTCTATGCGATGCTCGCTGAACGACAGACCGGGTTGGACAGTATCTGGCCGGTCGCATCGCTCTTGTTGTGCGCTTCCCTCGTCGCACACGGCCTCTCGGCCACGCCGTTCTCCCACCGGATGGAAGGTGGTGAAGGCGGCGACACGTCTTCTGAATCAGGACGTCCCTGA
- a CDS encoding amphi-Trp domain-containing protein has translation MPEVPAEDEEAKMSTITDGYFEEEYYISAEDAGEFLIELGEQFHDSDEITITGDDWELPFAFGEPIELDIEFEGDGEPELEVEVELSGRVEDEVPNLE, from the coding sequence ATGCCTGAAGTGCCCGCCGAAGACGAGGAAGCGAAGATGAGCACGATCACGGATGGCTACTTCGAGGAGGAGTACTATATCAGTGCAGAGGACGCTGGCGAGTTCCTGATCGAGCTGGGCGAGCAGTTCCATGATTCCGACGAGATTACCATCACGGGTGACGACTGGGAGCTGCCGTTCGCGTTTGGTGAGCCGATCGAGTTGGATATCGAGTTCGAAGGCGACGGCGAACCGGAGCTGGAAGTTGAAGTCGAACTCTCCGGGCGGGTCGAAGATGAGGTCCCGAACCTCGAATAG
- a CDS encoding winged helix-turn-helix domain-containing protein, with protein sequence MDSLEILGSKARLDILRVLSRRDMYVSELMEEVGMDGKTATHHLDVLVDGGLLESYTEGRRRYFSLVREVRFEVSPTESPVCRPVSRTGRDMMFLERRKETVGPDTY encoded by the coding sequence ATGGATTCACTCGAGATACTCGGGTCGAAAGCTCGACTCGACATCCTCCGAGTCCTTTCACGGCGGGATATGTACGTGTCCGAGCTGATGGAGGAAGTCGGGATGGATGGCAAAACAGCCACCCATCACCTCGATGTGTTGGTGGATGGTGGCCTCCTTGAATCGTATACGGAGGGGCGTCGTCGATACTTTTCGCTAGTCCGTGAGGTTCGGTTTGAGGTTTCGCCCACCGAATCGCCGGTTTGTCGTCCAGTTTCCAGAACAGGAAGAGATATGATGTTCCTCGAACGCCGGAAAGAAACGGTCGGTCCAGACACGTACTGA
- a CDS encoding macro domain-containing protein, with product MEFTVVQGDIASQEADGLVNAAGTSLQMGSGVAGALRRGANGPINDEAVSKGPVELGAVAVTDAYELDAEYVIHAAAMPHYGDGQATAESIREATRNSLAKADDLGCESLVIPILGTGAAGYEFEDGARLVCEAIRDYQPTALSDVRVIAYSQREYEVLERIAEDVRKSA from the coding sequence ATGGAGTTCACAGTCGTTCAAGGTGATATCGCATCACAAGAGGCCGATGGACTTGTGAACGCCGCAGGGACCAGTCTCCAGATGGGAAGCGGGGTCGCCGGTGCGCTTCGCCGGGGCGCGAACGGACCAATCAACGACGAGGCCGTCTCCAAGGGCCCTGTCGAACTCGGCGCGGTCGCCGTCACTGACGCATACGAGTTGGACGCCGAGTACGTCATTCACGCGGCAGCGATGCCCCACTACGGCGACGGCCAGGCGACGGCAGAGAGTATCCGTGAAGCGACACGGAATTCGCTGGCGAAGGCCGATGATCTCGGTTGTGAGTCGCTCGTGATCCCAATCCTCGGGACGGGAGCCGCTGGTTACGAGTTCGAAGATGGAGCTCGACTCGTCTGTGAGGCAATCCGGGACTACCAGCCGACGGCACTGTCCGACGTCCGAGTCATTGCGTACTCCCAACGAGAATACGAGGTACTTGAACGAATCGCGGAGGATGTCCGAAAGAGTGCGTAA
- a CDS encoding DUF5786 family protein, whose translation MGFGSYDESEQQNQEVNTDDDGEGVSVHENDHEGELKFETGASTDDLVDKLQDIKDDTEDE comes from the coding sequence ATGGGTTTTGGGAGTTACGATGAATCCGAGCAACAGAATCAGGAGGTCAACACTGACGACGACGGCGAAGGCGTGAGCGTTCACGAAAACGACCACGAAGGCGAACTCAAATTTGAAACGGGTGCCTCGACCGACGACCTCGTCGACAAACTCCAGGACATCAAAGACGACACCGAAGACGAGTAA
- a CDS encoding translation initiation factor eIF-1A codes for MSENADRRNLRMPTDDELFGVVTEHNGGNHVCVRCEDGKNRMGRIPGRMKYRVWIEQDNVVLVEPWDWQDEKANVEWRYNQQDADQLRAEGHIE; via the coding sequence ATGAGCGAAAACGCAGACCGTCGAAATCTTCGCATGCCGACTGACGACGAGTTATTCGGCGTCGTGACCGAACACAACGGCGGAAACCACGTCTGCGTCCGGTGTGAAGACGGGAAGAATCGAATGGGCCGCATCCCCGGGCGGATGAAGTACCGCGTCTGGATCGAACAAGACAATGTCGTCCTCGTCGAACCCTGGGACTGGCAGGACGAGAAGGCCAACGTCGAATGGCGCTACAACCAACAGGATGCCGACCAGCTCCGCGCTGAAGGTCACATCGAATAG
- a CDS encoding CDC48 family AAA ATPase: protein MSDIQLQVKQAYANDTGQGVARLAPTVLEELQLTPGGFVTIEGSTTTVAKVQQTDFEDWNDETIRIDGFTRQNADVTLGDHVTVQKATLGAIRHIILAPTEEVHVPIGPNVAGLIEHQLRNRPVSEDDLVPVDSSDQPFVQTPGETLSLIALEIKPNQTGKITEKTSITIRETPVTDQSTTDDHNIITYEEIGGLENEVERVREMIELPIAHPTVFRKLGIEAPKGVLLHGPPGTGKTLLAKAVANETDASFHSIAGPEIISKYYGESEEELREIFASASDNPPAIIFLDELDSIAPTRNDVTGEVERRVVAQLLPLMDGLENRGDVVVIGATNRPDAIDPALRRPGRFDREIEIGVPSAHDREEILQIHTRGMPLADDVDLDQLAADTHGFVGADIASLAKEAAMHALRRYLPDIDLDDEEDAEIPPALLDRMSVTTTDFDSVLSEIKPSALRDVRVELPDVTWDDVGGLRDAKQALRESIVWSLQSPEKFDRLGIDSVTGVLLYGPPGTGKTLLAKVVANEADANFIPVRGPEILSKWTGESEAAIRDTFRKARESAPAVVFFDELDSLAAGRSQGLGGESSDRLVNQLLTELDGIQPLEDVMVVGATNRPDMLDEAILRTSRFDRLVNVGAPDVEGRTQIFKVQTDDTPLASDVSFRDLAEMTEGYVGSDIEAVAQEAAIKALREQAEPSEVALHHFSKAIADVRPTMTETVETRYERITDDFENGQLDDGSVSGPRGFR, encoded by the coding sequence ATGAGCGACATCCAACTCCAAGTCAAGCAAGCATATGCAAACGATACCGGACAGGGAGTTGCCCGACTGGCCCCTACCGTGCTTGAGGAACTACAGCTCACGCCCGGTGGGTTCGTGACCATCGAGGGCAGTACTACGACCGTTGCGAAGGTCCAGCAGACCGACTTCGAGGACTGGAACGACGAAACGATCCGTATTGACGGGTTTACGAGACAAAACGCCGACGTCACGCTCGGCGATCACGTTACGGTGCAGAAGGCCACTCTCGGGGCTATCAGGCACATCATCTTGGCACCGACAGAGGAGGTCCACGTTCCCATCGGCCCGAATGTCGCAGGTCTCATCGAACACCAACTCCGTAATCGGCCCGTCAGTGAAGATGACCTCGTTCCGGTCGATTCCTCCGACCAGCCGTTCGTCCAAACACCGGGCGAGACGCTTTCGCTCATCGCACTCGAAATCAAGCCCAACCAGACCGGTAAAATCACCGAGAAAACGAGCATCACCATTCGTGAAACACCAGTGACCGACCAATCCACGACAGACGACCACAACATCATCACATACGAGGAGATCGGCGGGCTCGAAAACGAAGTCGAACGCGTCCGTGAGATGATCGAACTTCCAATTGCCCATCCCACGGTGTTCCGAAAGCTGGGCATCGAGGCACCAAAGGGTGTCCTGTTGCACGGGCCACCGGGTACCGGAAAAACGTTACTCGCAAAGGCGGTCGCCAACGAAACCGACGCTTCATTCCACTCGATTGCCGGTCCGGAAATCATCTCCAAGTACTACGGCGAATCCGAGGAGGAACTCCGCGAAATATTCGCGTCTGCTAGCGATAACCCGCCAGCCATCATCTTCCTCGATGAACTCGATTCGATTGCGCCCACGCGTAACGACGTGACTGGCGAGGTCGAACGACGCGTCGTTGCCCAACTCCTCCCGTTGATGGACGGCCTCGAAAATCGCGGTGACGTCGTCGTAATCGGCGCGACGAATCGACCTGACGCGATTGATCCCGCACTTCGGCGTCCCGGACGATTCGACCGCGAAATCGAAATCGGCGTACCCAGCGCACACGACCGGGAGGAAATTCTTCAAATCCACACGCGTGGCATGCCACTTGCCGACGACGTTGACCTCGACCAGCTCGCTGCCGACACCCACGGATTCGTCGGCGCAGACATTGCATCACTGGCGAAAGAGGCAGCGATGCACGCACTCCGACGGTATCTGCCAGATATTGACCTCGACGACGAGGAGGACGCGGAGATTCCACCGGCACTCCTCGATCGCATGAGCGTGACCACGACCGATTTCGACAGCGTTCTCAGCGAGATCAAGCCCTCCGCGTTACGTGACGTGCGCGTCGAACTCCCAGACGTAACGTGGGACGACGTCGGCGGGCTCCGGGACGCGAAGCAGGCCCTCCGAGAGAGCATCGTATGGTCGCTCCAGTCGCCAGAGAAATTCGATCGGTTGGGAATCGATTCGGTCACGGGAGTGCTTCTCTACGGACCACCGGGGACGGGGAAGACCCTGCTCGCGAAAGTCGTTGCGAACGAAGCTGACGCGAACTTCATCCCGGTTCGGGGTCCCGAAATACTCTCAAAATGGACGGGGGAGTCCGAAGCGGCGATCCGCGACACGTTCCGGAAAGCACGAGAGTCTGCACCGGCGGTCGTTTTCTTCGACGAACTCGATAGCCTTGCAGCTGGCCGTTCACAGGGATTGGGTGGGGAGAGCTCGGATCGACTCGTCAATCAACTCCTGACCGAACTCGATGGAATCCAACCGCTAGAGGACGTCATGGTGGTCGGGGCAACGAACCGCCCGGATATGCTCGACGAAGCAATCCTGCGGACCAGTCGATTCGATCGACTCGTCAACGTTGGCGCACCGGACGTTGAGGGACGTACACAGATCTTCAAGGTACAGACAGATGACACACCACTCGCATCGGACGTGAGTTTCCGAGACCTCGCAGAGATGACTGAAGGGTACGTCGGAAGTGACATCGAAGCGGTCGCCCAAGAAGCAGCAATCAAAGCGTTGCGTGAACAGGCGGAGCCATCAGAGGTTGCACTGCATCATTTCAGCAAGGCAATTGCGGATGTTCGTCCGACCATGACAGAGACAGTCGAAACACGGTACGAACGTATCACGGACGACTTCGAGAATGGCCAACTCGATGACGGCAGTGTCAGTGGACCACGAGGGTTCCGTTAA
- a CDS encoding macro domain-containing protein, with the protein MNSNSPDSSMDCGVSAAICEQARGPIMDEINQHRPVSCSDVIVTDPHGLNAIYLLHAISSPDEGDATEQSIRDVTQTVLARADALDCRTLVLPVLGWGGGSYELEAGARFICERIWAFEPTSLADVRIIGHTEQQLEQLRAVAYEVRTTSQAEIFGVSVPFFSTGL; encoded by the coding sequence GTGAATTCAAATAGTCCGGATTCTTCGATGGACTGTGGTGTCAGCGCCGCGATCTGCGAACAGGCACGTGGTCCGATAATGGACGAGATTAATCAGCATCGACCGGTGTCCTGTAGTGATGTAATTGTCACTGACCCCCATGGGCTGAACGCAATTTATCTGCTCCATGCGATATCGAGTCCCGATGAGGGCGACGCAACGGAGCAGAGCATTCGCGATGTGACTCAGACCGTACTTGCACGGGCTGATGCATTGGATTGTCGAACGCTCGTCCTTCCAGTCCTCGGCTGGGGTGGTGGCAGCTATGAACTCGAGGCGGGCGCCCGATTCATCTGTGAGAGGATTTGGGCGTTCGAACCCACCTCGCTGGCTGACGTACGGATTATTGGCCATACAGAGCAACAACTCGAACAGCTTCGTGCTGTCGCGTACGAGGTCAGAACAACGTCCCAAGCAGAGATTTTCGGGGTGTCCGTACCCTTTTTCAGTACCGGCCTCTGA
- a CDS encoding MFS transporter translates to MGSTRAEFYSLYLTRFAGSLGFITILTLLPTYIDVLDPSGVAVGLFITALGVGRTVAIVPLSWAGDRYDKRTILLIALVTSISAYLLFAAISSSLGFIAARTLQGLGIVGTGLISLALISELAPAGDRANVIGKYNSWRMAAGIIGTLGAGLLYQQFGFTPIFAILALLLTAALLGVWLFIDPDDTSVSGFALFDLAFNQRILTLTSFRAQYAVAVTLVRKWVPIYVGVSAARGGLALSPFIVGTVIAAEKFMNMVSQPYMGRLSDRYGRALFVFAGGGIYGLVALAIPFAGPLGSTLGLPGTLPVLGNVSPAYPVVLLLNGLLGLADSLREPASMALFADEGDGEGIASSFGIRSLVWRPGAILAPIVGGYLMSEVGMEWVFFLGGAAALSGVLTFVLVLSSVHGQRALAEW, encoded by the coding sequence ATGGGCTCGACGCGAGCAGAATTCTATTCCCTGTACTTGACGCGGTTTGCTGGCAGCCTCGGCTTCATCACCATCCTCACGCTCCTGCCAACGTACATCGACGTCCTCGATCCCTCAGGCGTTGCAGTCGGACTGTTCATCACCGCATTAGGCGTCGGGCGAACTGTTGCTATCGTCCCTCTAAGTTGGGCCGGCGATCGGTACGACAAACGGACCATCCTCCTCATCGCGCTCGTAACGAGTATCAGTGCATACCTGCTTTTTGCGGCGATTTCGAGCAGTCTCGGGTTCATCGCCGCGCGAACCTTACAGGGCCTTGGCATCGTCGGGACCGGACTCATCAGCCTCGCGTTGATCAGTGAACTCGCACCCGCTGGTGACCGCGCGAACGTCATCGGCAAGTACAACTCGTGGCGGATGGCCGCAGGCATCATCGGCACGCTCGGTGCCGGACTGCTCTACCAGCAGTTCGGCTTCACGCCAATCTTTGCGATCCTCGCACTGCTCCTCACGGCGGCACTGCTCGGTGTGTGGCTGTTCATCGATCCGGACGACACGTCAGTCTCTGGCTTCGCGTTGTTTGACCTCGCGTTCAACCAACGCATTCTCACGCTCACGAGTTTCCGCGCCCAGTACGCAGTAGCCGTCACCCTCGTCCGAAAGTGGGTACCGATCTACGTGGGCGTCTCCGCCGCACGCGGTGGCCTCGCATTAAGTCCGTTCATCGTCGGGACGGTCATCGCCGCGGAGAAGTTCATGAACATGGTCTCCCAGCCGTACATGGGTCGCCTTTCTGACCGGTATGGGCGAGCGCTGTTCGTGTTCGCTGGTGGCGGTATCTACGGGCTCGTGGCGCTCGCAATCCCGTTCGCTGGTCCCCTTGGCTCGACGCTCGGACTGCCAGGGACACTCCCCGTTCTCGGAAACGTCTCTCCAGCGTATCCCGTGGTGTTACTCCTGAATGGCCTGCTTGGTCTCGCCGATAGTCTACGAGAGCCCGCAAGTATGGCGTTGTTTGCCGACGAGGGCGATGGCGAGGGGATTGCGAGTAGTTTCGGAATTCGGTCGTTGGTCTGGCGTCCAGGAGCAATTCTCGCACCGATAGTTGGAGGCTACTTGATGAGCGAAGTGGGAATGGAATGGGTGTTCTTCCTCGGCGGTGCTGCGGCTTTAAGTGGCGTACTGACGTTCGTTCTCGTCCTCTCGTCAGTTCATGGTCAACGTGCACTCGCAGAGTGGTGA
- a CDS encoding amphi-Trp domain-containing protein has product MTLELGGTQVNLNPSDPIAFKLEGESDWSEVDAEAKQSIEFELVWWREAQTAEEGTLDVRE; this is encoded by the coding sequence GTGACGCTTGAACTCGGTGGAACGCAGGTGAACCTAAATCCGTCTGACCCGATCGCCTTCAAACTGGAGGGCGAATCGGACTGGTCCGAAGTTGACGCCGAAGCGAAACAAAGTATCGAATTCGAATTGGTCTGGTGGCGTGAGGCCCAAACCGCGGAGGAAGGGACGTTGGACGTCCGGGAGTAA